The Lonchura striata isolate bLonStr1 chromosome 12, bLonStr1.mat, whole genome shotgun sequence genome includes a region encoding these proteins:
- the PPM1M gene encoding protein phosphatase 1M, translating to MSGEWLRRWRRGGPAERPGGAPAAGPGPPPPALRYRRPKFVPGGGEEAPRGGRAVRGAAPERPLPWGAGYAEVINAEKSEFNEDQAACCQISVRRREPGLEEDEEWLILCSTQFLTGHYWALFDGHGGPDAAIIASNYLHYCIKQKLEEIVGGITEAQPPMHLSGRCVCDSDPLFVEEKHIHAADLVVGALENAFQECDEVIGQEMEATNQTGGCTALAALYFQGKLYVANAGDSRAILVLKDNIVPMSSEFTPESERQRIQHLAFLFPKLLDGEFTRFEFPRRLKGDDVGHKVLYRDYFMEGWGYKTVEKADLKYPLVHGHGKQARLLGTLAVSRGLGDHQLKVIDTNIGVKPFLSCIPKVNVFDFALHDIKEDDVLVMATDGLWDVLCNDEVAHVVRSFLAENRTDPQRFSELAKCLVCRARGKKRGHRWMLDDSHEASYDDISVFVIPLHNREED from the exons ATGTCGGGCGAGTGGCTGCGGCgctggcggcggggcggccccgcggagCGCCCCGGCGGAgccccggccgcggggccgggcccgccgccccccgccctgCGCTACCGCCGGCCCAAGTTCGTGCCCGGCGGCGGCGAGGAggccccgcggggcgggcgggccgtGCGCGGCGCCGCGCCCGAGCGGCCGCTGCCCTGGGGCGCGGGCTACGCCGA GGTCATCAATGCTGAGAAGTCGGAGTTCAATGAGGACCAGGCAGCCTGCTGTCAGATCTCTGTCCGGAGGAGAGAGCCAGGTctggaggaggatgaggaatgGCTGATCCTGTGCTCCACACAG TTTCTGACTGGTCACTACTGGGCGCTGTTTGATGGCCATGGTGGCCCAGACGCTGCCATCATCGCCTCCAACTATTTGCACTACTGCATCAAGCAGAAGCTGGAGGAGATTGTGGGAGGCATCACCGAGGCCCAGCCCCCCATGCACCTCAGCGGACGCTGCGTTTGTGACAGTGACCCCCTGTTTGTGGAGGAGAAGCACATCCATGCAGCAGACTTGGTGGTGGGAGCCCTGGAGAATGCCTTCCAGGAGTGT GATGAAGTCATTGGCCAGGAGATGGAAGCTACGAACCAGACAGGAGGTTGCACTGCTCTGGCTGCCCTTTATTTCCAGGGAAAGCTCTATGTGGCCaatgctggggacagcag GGCAATTCTTGTCCTGAAGGACAACATTGTGCCCATGAGCAGCGAGTTCACGCCCGAGTCAGAGAGGCAGCGAATCCAGCACTTG GctttccttttccccaagcTCCTGGATGGTGAATTCACCCGCTTTGAGTTTCCACGGAGGTTGAAGGGAGATGATGTGGGTCACAAAGTCCTGTACCGGGATTACTTCATGGAGGGCTG GGGGTACAAGACGGTGGAGAAAGCTGACCTCAAGTATCCTCTTGTCCATGGTCACGGGAAACAG GCTCGCCtgctggggactctggctgtcTCTCGAGGCCTGGGGGATCATCAGCTCAAGGTCATCGACACCAACATTGGAGTCAAACCCTTCCTCTCCTGCATTCCTAAG GTGAACGTATTTGACTTTGCTCTGCATGACATTAAGGAGGATGATGTCCTCGTCATGGCAACTGATGGCCTTTGGGATGTTCTGTGCAACGATGAGGTGGCCCATGTGGTCAGGAGCTTCCTTGCAGAAAACAGGACAGATCCTCAAAG GTTTTCAGAACTGGCCAAGTGCTTGGTATGCAGGGCAAGGGGAAAGAAGAGAGGCCACCGGTGGATGCTGGACGACAGCCACGAGGCATCCTACGATGACATCTCTGTATTTGTCATCCCACTACACAACAGGGAAGAGGACTGA